The following are from one region of the Bacteroidales bacterium genome:
- the dnaG gene encoding DNA primase codes for MISKEIIQTIIETARVEEVISDFVNLKKRGANYIGLCPFHNEKTPSFSVSATKGIYKCFGCGKAGNAVNFIMEHEHYTYPEALRFLAKKYNIEVEEEAQTPEYIQEQNEKESLYNINQFAQKFFTDCLNNHQEGKAVGLTYLKERDFTDDSIERFQLGYCPDTWKEFTEHALKNGYELKFLFKSGLTVEREGGDHFDRFRGRVIFPIQNLTGRVLGFGGRILKKDPTKPKYVNSPESDIYSKSKVLYGLFLAKNAINSADNCFLVEGYTDVISLFQNGIQNVVASSGTSLTTEQIRLIKRYTNNITILYDGDEAGLKASFRGIDLILEQGMNVKVVLFPEGEDPDSYARKYRPAETKTYLAENAKDFIRLKTGLLLEDVKNDPVKKAGLIKEIVGSISLIPDETMRLEYIKACADLMDVDEPILLNEHKKNQRNKHNNTRIAESQDESEFIQPSNITATQVEFKTDSSAFQESEIIRLLLAYGNKEIAFEKENEFGRFDLYHVSVAAFIINDLNTDEIVFENPGFQLIFNQMAESLNRDGILPDFQYFTSHPDPAIASLSIELISNRHELSDNWRINKIYVNGEEQYLKQTVTTSVLALKAKKINQILRTIQSKMRNSASIEEQLELQKENQRFKEILIRINKELGRVIGS; via the coding sequence TTGATTTCAAAAGAAATAATTCAAACAATTATTGAAACCGCCAGGGTAGAGGAGGTGATTTCTGATTTTGTGAACCTTAAAAAAAGAGGCGCAAACTACATTGGGCTCTGCCCTTTCCATAATGAGAAAACTCCGTCTTTTTCGGTTTCGGCAACAAAAGGGATTTATAAATGCTTTGGGTGTGGAAAGGCTGGCAATGCTGTTAATTTCATTATGGAACACGAGCATTATACTTATCCTGAAGCCCTTCGGTTCCTGGCAAAGAAATATAATATTGAGGTTGAAGAGGAAGCCCAAACGCCTGAATATATTCAGGAACAAAATGAAAAAGAGAGCCTCTACAATATCAATCAGTTTGCGCAAAAGTTTTTTACTGATTGCCTGAACAATCACCAGGAAGGAAAAGCTGTTGGATTAACTTATCTGAAAGAGCGCGATTTTACAGACGATAGCATTGAGCGTTTTCAACTTGGCTATTGTCCGGATACATGGAAAGAGTTTACCGAACACGCATTAAAAAATGGTTATGAGCTGAAATTCCTGTTTAAAAGTGGATTAACTGTTGAGCGCGAAGGAGGTGATCATTTCGATCGCTTCCGTGGTCGGGTAATTTTTCCGATCCAAAATCTTACTGGCAGGGTTCTGGGATTTGGCGGTCGCATCCTGAAAAAAGATCCCACCAAACCAAAATATGTCAATTCGCCTGAGTCTGATATTTACAGCAAAAGTAAAGTCCTTTACGGGCTATTTCTGGCGAAGAATGCTATAAATTCTGCTGATAACTGTTTTCTGGTAGAGGGATATACTGATGTTATATCCTTGTTTCAAAATGGGATTCAGAATGTGGTTGCATCATCCGGAACATCGCTTACTACGGAGCAAATCAGATTAATCAAACGCTATACAAATAACATTACCATTCTTTACGATGGTGATGAAGCAGGCCTGAAAGCTTCATTCCGTGGTATTGACCTGATCCTTGAGCAGGGAATGAATGTTAAAGTAGTTTTGTTTCCTGAAGGGGAGGACCCGGATTCTTATGCCAGAAAATACCGTCCCGCGGAAACTAAAACTTACCTGGCCGAAAATGCAAAAGATTTCATCAGGCTAAAAACCGGTTTGTTACTCGAAGATGTTAAGAACGACCCTGTTAAGAAAGCCGGTCTGATAAAAGAAATAGTCGGGTCAATTAGCCTCATTCCGGATGAAACAATGCGGCTTGAATACATAAAAGCATGTGCCGATCTCATGGATGTTGATGAGCCAATCTTGTTAAATGAACATAAGAAAAACCAAAGAAACAAACACAATAATACCAGAATTGCGGAAAGCCAGGATGAATCGGAGTTTATCCAACCAAGCAATATTACTGCCACGCAGGTTGAGTTTAAAACTGACAGTAGTGCCTTTCAGGAAAGTGAGATTATAAGGTTGTTACTTGCCTATGGAAATAAAGAAATTGCATTTGAAAAAGAAAACGAGTTTGGCCGCTTTGATTTATATCATGTAAGTGTGGCGGCATTTATCATCAACGACTTAAATACTGATGAAATAGTTTTTGAGAATCCAGGTTTTCAATTAATATTTAACCAGATGGCAGAAAGTTTGAACCGGGATGGAATACTGCCGGACTTTCAATATTTCACTTCACATCCAGATCCTGCAATTGCCAGCCTCTCAATTGAACTTATCAGCAACCGGCACGAACTCAGCGATAATTGGAGAATAAATAAAATCTATGTAAATGGTGAAGAGCAGTACTTAAAACAAACCGTTACAACATCGGTGTTGGCATTAAAGGCAAAAAAAATCAATCAAATTCTCCGAACCATTCAATCAAAAATGAGAAACAGCGCCAGTATAGAAGAGCAATTGGAACTACAAAAAGAAAATCAACGTTTTAAAGAAATACTGATCAGGATTAATAAAGAGCTTGGCCGGGTAATTGGATCGTAA
- a CDS encoding helix-turn-helix transcriptional regulator has protein sequence MKTKDYSKKHNDIARITKLFSHPARIQLLDILMTKGYCKSEDMMEGFPVSFTTVSQHLKEFRELGLVYKKHNVSGISYHLNPEKFNLMRNQLNDFFSSK, from the coding sequence ATGAAAACCAAAGATTATTCAAAGAAGCATAATGATATTGCCAGGATCACAAAACTGTTCAGTCACCCTGCGCGCATCCAGCTATTGGATATTCTTATGACCAAGGGTTATTGTAAAAGCGAAGACATGATGGAGGGTTTTCCGGTCTCTTTTACCACTGTGTCACAGCATTTAAAGGAATTCAGGGAGCTTGGGCTGGTTTATAAAAAACATAATGTATCAGGCATTTCGTACCACCTTAACCCGGAGAAATTTAATTTGATGAGAAACCAGCTTAATGATTTTTTTTCTTCTAAATAG
- a CDS encoding sulfite exporter TauE/SafE family protein codes for MEYLQSLLEASSFPIFTAFILGLMTAVSPCPLATNITATAFIAREINNKKYVFLSGVVYTLGRAITYTLIGVILYFGASTFQIAHFFQKYGERLLGPLLLIFGIFMLDYIKINIPGLRGGIVNKLLERIKINNLWSALLIGVLFALAFCPYSGVLYFGMLIPMTVASPDGLILPFVFAIATGLPVILVAYLLAYSVSGISSFYNKMKIFEKWFRRVVAIVFIVVGLYYIFDFYINPFLIS; via the coding sequence ATGGAATACCTGCAATCATTACTTGAGGCTTCCTCTTTTCCGATCTTTACAGCCTTTATTTTGGGTTTGATGACTGCTGTAAGCCCTTGTCCGCTGGCAACAAACATCACTGCTACGGCCTTTATCGCCCGTGAGATCAACAACAAAAAATATGTGTTCCTCAGCGGAGTAGTTTATACCCTTGGACGAGCCATTACCTACACGCTTATTGGTGTGATACTGTATTTCGGAGCAAGCACATTTCAAATCGCTCATTTTTTCCAGAAATATGGCGAGCGTCTACTCGGGCCGCTGCTGCTGATTTTTGGGATTTTCATGCTGGATTATATTAAAATAAATATACCCGGATTGCGCGGAGGTATTGTCAATAAGCTTTTGGAGCGTATCAAAATCAATAACCTCTGGAGTGCCTTGCTTATTGGCGTATTGTTTGCACTGGCATTTTGTCCCTATAGCGGTGTATTGTATTTTGGCATGCTAATCCCGATGACTGTCGCCAGCCCCGACGGCCTGATCCTTCCATTTGTTTTTGCCATTGCCACCGGGCTACCTGTAATTTTAGTGGCTTATTTGCTGGCATACAGTGTTTCAGGGATCAGCAGTTTTTATAACAAGATGAAAATCTTTGAAAAATGGTTCAGAAGGGTAGTTGCCATTGTTTTCATTGTGGTCGGACTGTATTATATTTTCGATTTCTATATTAATCCTTTTCTTATCTCGTAA
- a CDS encoding type I addiction module toxin, SymE family produces MIRTLKIQSEYRESTNPVNRRYSSGWEVPLLLLKGKWLERAGFKPYQYAEIKVSDGKLIIQPAREGGSE; encoded by the coding sequence ATGATCCGTACACTCAAAATACAATCTGAGTACCGTGAAAGTACTAACCCAGTTAACCGCAGGTATTCCAGTGGCTGGGAAGTTCCACTATTACTGCTAAAAGGCAAGTGGCTTGAAAGGGCTGGATTTAAGCCCTACCAATATGCGGAAATCAAAGTTTCTGATGGAAAACTAATTATTCAACCAGCCAGGGAAGGAGGTTCAGAATGA
- a CDS encoding thioredoxin family protein, protein MKKVDITVLGPGCPNCIRLETMCREAIKNIDVEASINKITDHEKIADHGVYLTPGLIINEKLVLSGKMPTLATLENWIKTAAKE, encoded by the coding sequence ATGAAAAAAGTTGATATCACTGTTTTAGGACCGGGTTGTCCCAATTGTATCAGGCTTGAGACTATGTGCCGGGAAGCAATTAAAAATATTGATGTTGAAGCCAGTATAAATAAAATAACGGATCATGAAAAGATTGCCGATCATGGAGTTTATCTGACACCGGGCTTGATTATCAATGAAAAGTTAGTGCTCAGCGGAAAAATGCCAACGCTGGCAACATTAGAAAACTGGATTAAAACGGCAGCAAAAGAGTAG
- a CDS encoding TM0996/MTH895 family glutaredoxin-like protein, translated as MEIKVLGPGCMKCKNMEKVVRETVEQNNIDAQISKVEDIMEIMTYGVMTTPALVVDGRVVIKGYIPSKDEVLRVLTQ; from the coding sequence ATGGAAATTAAAGTATTAGGACCCGGATGCATGAAATGTAAGAACATGGAAAAAGTGGTTCGCGAAACAGTTGAACAAAACAACATTGATGCACAAATAAGCAAAGTAGAAGATATCATGGAAATTATGACTTACGGAGTGATGACCACACCAGCGCTTGTTGTTGATGGAAGAGTAGTGATCAAAGGATATATTCCCTCCAAAGATGAAGTCTTAAGAGTGCTAACCCAATAA
- a CDS encoding cysteine-rich CWC family protein, whose protein sequence is MQNPTPKIKTCPSCGVTFECSHSIECWCMAYVIPKENMELIRQHFSDCLCSECLGKYAVKVKESC, encoded by the coding sequence ATGCAGAACCCAACACCTAAGATAAAAACCTGCCCATCATGTGGCGTTACGTTTGAGTGTTCGCACTCAATTGAATGCTGGTGCATGGCCTATGTGATCCCAAAGGAAAATATGGAATTGATCCGGCAACATTTCAGCGATTGCCTATGCTCCGAGTGTTTGGGCAAGTATGCAGTTAAAGTCAAAGAAAGCTGCTAA
- a CDS encoding DUF1573 domain-containing protein, whose translation MKKNLIASAGIILLVLSFTASAFAQTESTTKGPVIEFDKETHDYGTVYVNGDGNCVFTFTNKGNEPLVLSNVRAGCGCTVPEWPREPVLPGKSAQIKVKYTTLNRPHTINKSIVVTSNSIVDNTIVLRIKGEVVAAPNQASPEKVQSQLSAPGTK comes from the coding sequence ATGAAAAAGAATCTCATTGCATCGGCTGGTATTATTTTGTTAGTGCTAAGTTTCACCGCCTCTGCTTTTGCCCAGACCGAGTCCACTACTAAAGGGCCAGTTATCGAATTCGATAAAGAAACTCACGATTACGGAACCGTTTATGTTAATGGCGATGGTAATTGTGTATTTACCTTTACAAATAAAGGTAATGAACCATTGGTTCTCTCTAATGTAAGGGCAGGATGTGGTTGCACCGTTCCCGAATGGCCTCGCGAGCCGGTTTTACCTGGAAAAAGTGCACAGATAAAGGTAAAATATACCACGTTAAACAGACCACATACCATTAATAAATCAATTGTAGTCACATCAAACTCAATTGTTGACAATACGATTGTTCTAAGGATCAAAGGAGAGGTGGTTGCAGCACCTAACCAGGCATCACCGGAAAAAGTACAAAGCCAGCTTTCAGCGCCCGGGACTAAATAA
- a CDS encoding DUF4120 family protein, giving the protein MINDLTGGMLQETLEFARKNNDGSLKNCIDRLNKVDDELGTVTIVYNDFAPKSFEFVRKKEDKFCGNGGIIYHGKHDGYGSGGAPTFSVCVGKTQGWAIHT; this is encoded by the coding sequence ATGATCAATGATCTGACTGGTGGCATGCTTCAGGAGACATTGGAGTTTGCCCGTAAGAACAATGACGGCAGTTTGAAAAACTGTATTGACAGGCTCAACAAAGTTGATGATGAGCTGGGTACTGTAACTATCGTATACAATGACTTCGCACCTAAATCCTTTGAATTTGTCAGGAAGAAAGAAGATAAGTTTTGCGGCAATGGTGGTATCATCTATCATGGCAAACATGATGGTTATGGAAGTGGTGGAGCTCCTACATTCTCTGTATGTGTTGGTAAAACCCAGGGATGGGCTATTCACACTTAA
- a CDS encoding DUF1573 domain-containing protein: MKKVVFSLTGMIFLMLSFGFSLLAQEEAKVSGPLIEFDKETHDYGTIYVNGDGNCVFTFTNKGNEPLLLTNVRAGCGCTVPQWPREPVLPGESAEIKVKYTTVNRPHTINKSIVVTSNSVTKNTVVLRIKGEVVQAPDQALPEKTKSSLSSPGPK; encoded by the coding sequence ATGAAAAAGGTAGTTTTTTCTTTAACCGGCATGATCTTCTTGATGCTGTCGTTTGGCTTTTCCTTACTGGCACAAGAAGAAGCGAAAGTCTCAGGGCCATTGATTGAGTTCGACAAAGAAACCCACGATTATGGGACAATTTATGTTAATGGCGATGGTAATTGTGTATTTACTTTTACCAACAAGGGAAACGAACCGCTCCTCTTAACTAACGTAAGGGCCGGATGCGGTTGTACCGTACCCCAGTGGCCACGCGAACCAGTGCTGCCAGGCGAAAGCGCTGAAATTAAAGTCAAGTACACAACTGTCAATAGGCCACACACGATCAACAAATCTATTGTAGTTACATCAAATTCTGTTACCAAGAATACTGTTGTCCTGAGAATTAAAGGTGAAGTAGTGCAGGCTCCGGATCAGGCATTGCCGGAAAAGACAAAAAGCTCTTTATCATCTCCAGGGCCTAAATAA
- the folB gene encoding dihydroneopterin aldolase — translation MGMISVEGMEFFAYHGCFAEEQVIGTRFIVDFYFEADTSDAEVSDDLRQTVNYQTVYQLVKKEMEIKAHLLEHVAHRILKSVMNNFPAINAAEVKISKLNPPLGGKVDKVCVTLSTDDWTDAEPNT, via the coding sequence ATGGGAATGATATCGGTTGAAGGCATGGAATTTTTTGCCTACCACGGTTGCTTTGCCGAAGAGCAGGTAATTGGAACCCGCTTTATTGTTGACTTTTATTTCGAAGCCGATACCAGCGATGCCGAAGTAAGCGACGACCTGAGGCAAACCGTGAATTATCAAACGGTGTATCAACTGGTGAAAAAAGAGATGGAAATCAAAGCCCATCTGCTTGAGCATGTAGCTCACCGTATTCTGAAATCGGTTATGAACAACTTTCCGGCCATCAATGCTGCTGAAGTGAAAATTTCAAAGCTCAATCCCCCGCTCGGCGGCAAGGTTGACAAGGTTTGTGTAACATTATCAACCGACGATTGGACAGATGCAGAACCCAACACCTAA
- a CDS encoding glutamine--tRNA ligase/YqeY domain fusion protein has product MNEPVNEKESGKSLHFIQTIIEEDLRQGKNEKRVHTRFPPEPNGYLHIGHAKSICLNFGLALQYGGMCNLRFDDTNPVKEDVEYVDSIKEDVRWLGFDWENREYYASDYFEALYEYAIIIIKKGKAFVCDMSAADISANRGTPTRPGSESPYRNRSVEENLDLFHRMRAGEFPEGSKVLRAKIDMSSPNMHMRDPIMYRIMFAHHHRTGNQWCIYPTYDYAHGQSDFIEGITHSICTLEFEVHRPLYDWFLDQIVEPGSYRPRQYEFARLNLSYTVMSKRKLLELVKAKFVNGWDDPRMPTISGLRRRGYTPESIRFFADRIGVAKRDNVIDVALLEHSIREDLNKRSLRRMAVINPIKLVIDNYPDSQVEYIDAGNNPEDPDAGTRKLPFSKELFIEQEDFMEDAPPKFFRLKPGGEVRLKYAYIIKCESVEKDENGAISIIHCSYDPETRSGLPQSNRKVKATIHWLSATHARPAEIRLFDRLFNVEMPDNTEEGQDYKDHLNPDSLKVVQGFVEDSFKDVQALDKFQFERLGYFCIDPDSTKDKPVFNRTVTLRDAWTRMEKNQ; this is encoded by the coding sequence ATGAACGAGCCAGTGAATGAAAAAGAAAGCGGCAAATCGCTGCATTTCATCCAAACAATTATCGAAGAAGACCTGCGCCAGGGTAAAAATGAGAAAAGGGTTCACACACGCTTCCCACCCGAACCCAATGGTTACCTGCATATTGGACACGCCAAATCTATCTGCCTGAATTTCGGACTGGCCTTGCAGTATGGCGGAATGTGCAACCTTCGATTTGATGACACCAACCCGGTTAAGGAAGATGTTGAATATGTTGATTCTATCAAAGAAGATGTTCGTTGGCTGGGTTTCGATTGGGAAAATCGTGAGTATTATGCTTCCGATTACTTTGAAGCGCTATACGAATATGCCATCATCATTATTAAGAAAGGAAAAGCCTTTGTTTGTGATATGAGCGCTGCCGATATAAGTGCGAACCGTGGAACTCCAACACGCCCCGGCTCAGAAAGCCCTTACCGCAACCGAAGCGTCGAAGAAAACCTTGATTTGTTCCATCGCATGCGGGCCGGAGAATTTCCGGAAGGATCAAAAGTATTGCGCGCCAAAATTGACATGTCGTCGCCCAATATGCATATGCGCGATCCGATCATGTACCGCATTATGTTTGCCCATCACCACCGCACGGGCAACCAGTGGTGCATTTATCCAACCTATGATTATGCGCACGGCCAAAGTGATTTCATTGAAGGAATCACACACAGCATCTGTACCCTTGAGTTCGAAGTACACAGGCCATTATACGACTGGTTTCTGGATCAGATTGTGGAGCCGGGCTCTTATCGTCCCCGTCAGTACGAATTTGCCCGTTTGAACCTCAGTTACACAGTGATGAGCAAACGTAAATTGCTGGAACTTGTTAAAGCGAAGTTTGTCAATGGCTGGGACGACCCGCGTATGCCGACAATCAGTGGTTTAAGACGCCGTGGATATACTCCTGAAAGCATTCGCTTTTTTGCTGATAGAATTGGGGTCGCAAAACGCGATAACGTGATAGATGTGGCCTTGTTGGAGCACAGCATCCGTGAAGACCTGAATAAGCGCTCCTTACGAAGAATGGCGGTAATTAACCCTATAAAACTTGTAATTGATAATTACCCGGATAGCCAGGTAGAGTATATTGATGCCGGCAATAATCCCGAAGATCCGGATGCAGGAACGCGCAAGCTGCCATTTTCAAAAGAACTTTTTATCGAGCAGGAAGATTTTATGGAAGACGCTCCACCCAAGTTCTTCAGGCTTAAACCCGGTGGAGAGGTAAGGCTTAAATATGCCTATATCATCAAATGCGAAAGTGTTGAGAAAGATGAAAACGGCGCAATTAGTATTATTCATTGCTCTTACGATCCTGAAACCCGTAGCGGATTACCACAAAGCAACCGCAAGGTAAAAGCCACCATTCACTGGCTTTCGGCCACACATGCCCGACCTGCTGAAATAAGATTATTTGACCGTCTTTTTAATGTTGAAATGCCTGATAATACCGAAGAAGGGCAGGATTACAAAGACCATCTGAACCCTGATTCGTTGAAAGTGGTTCAGGGATTTGTGGAAGATTCTTTCAAGGATGTGCAAGCGCTGGACAAGTTCCAGTTTGAACGCCTCGGTTATTTTTGCATTGACCCCGACAGCACTAAAGATAAACCAGTGTTCAACCGTACCGTAACATTAAGGGATGCCTGGACCCGGATGGAAAAAAACCAATAA
- a CDS encoding MBL fold metallo-hydrolase, giving the protein MKLHVLGSSSSGNGYLLFNEGEALVIEAGIRLKDVKQALDFRIGIIAGCIVSHGHQDHAGYIADYNAAGIDVLAPEDVFTVKHHRNHSAIAAKGYKMGMFRIIPFEVMHDVTCYGYLIDHPDCGRILFLTDTYLCQFKFSGLNHIIIEANYSDDILESNIFNGVEHPAMRDRLLTSHLELKTTKAVLLANDLSAVRNIVLIHLSDRNSNELRFIDEIIALTGKQVYAAKKGLTVDLAINPF; this is encoded by the coding sequence ATGAAGCTCCATGTGTTGGGTTCATCCAGCAGTGGCAATGGGTATCTCCTTTTTAACGAAGGAGAGGCCCTTGTCATTGAAGCGGGAATAAGGCTCAAAGATGTAAAGCAGGCACTGGATTTCAGGATCGGAATCATTGCAGGCTGTATTGTAAGTCATGGGCATCAAGACCATGCTGGTTATATTGCTGATTACAATGCTGCCGGCATTGATGTGCTCGCACCAGAAGATGTATTTACTGTTAAGCATCACCGCAATCATTCTGCTATAGCAGCAAAAGGTTACAAAATGGGAATGTTTCGCATTATTCCATTTGAGGTAATGCACGATGTAACTTGCTATGGTTATCTTATTGACCATCCCGACTGCGGCAGAATCTTATTTCTGACGGATACCTACCTGTGTCAGTTTAAATTCTCCGGGCTGAACCACATCATTATTGAAGCCAACTATTCGGATGATATACTTGAATCGAATATCTTCAATGGTGTTGAGCATCCCGCAATGCGTGACAGGCTCCTTACATCACACCTGGAGCTTAAAACCACCAAAGCAGTCCTGTTAGCCAATGACCTGAGTGCTGTGCGAAACATTGTCCTGATCCATTTATCTGACAGGAACAGTAATGAGCTAAGGTTTATTGATGAAATCATCGCACTCACCGGCAAACAGGTTTATGCTGCAAAAAAAGGGTTGACAGTTGATCTGGCTATCAATCCATTCTAA
- a CDS encoding winged helix-turn-helix transcriptional regulator, which translates to MKTKSVYTTDIEKFARYSKAMAHPARVFIIRYLADNADSCCYSGDVAEELPIARSTLSEHLKELKNAGLIQGEINPPFIKYCLNKQNWEEYSTLFNLLVPVKTTI; encoded by the coding sequence ATGAAAACGAAAAGTGTATACACAACAGATATTGAAAAGTTCGCCAGGTATTCAAAAGCAATGGCTCATCCGGCCCGTGTTTTTATTATCCGTTATTTAGCCGATAATGCTGATTCCTGTTGCTATAGCGGCGATGTGGCTGAAGAGCTGCCCATTGCCCGCAGCACCTTGTCAGAGCACCTGAAAGAATTAAAAAATGCCGGATTGATTCAAGGTGAGATCAATCCTCCGTTTATAAAATACTGCCTGAATAAGCAAAACTGGGAAGAATACTCAACCCTTTTTAATTTACTAGTACCTGTAAAAACAACTATTTAA
- a CDS encoding DUF2892 domain-containing protein encodes MKKNVGTFDAIVRFIIAVGIGVLIYREILTGTLAILLGIVAAALLITGLVGWCGIYRLLGIRTCPKTSK; translated from the coding sequence ATGAAAAAGAATGTTGGCACCTTTGACGCTATTGTACGGTTCATCATAGCCGTTGGAATTGGTGTGTTGATTTACCGCGAAATCCTTACCGGAACTCTTGCCATTTTACTGGGAATTGTAGCTGCTGCATTGCTAATTACCGGATTGGTAGGCTGGTGTGGAATTTATAGACTATTGGGCATCAGGACCTGTCCTAAAACAAGTAAATGA
- a CDS encoding permease, with the protein MEAKKELKIFAWLLVFFLAAYFLPIGETRFDNAVYEALVLTKWYAREHVLLCLIPAFFIAGVIAVFISQAAVIKYFGAKANKYLAYLVASVSGTILAVCSCTILPLFSSIHKRGAGLGPAIAFLYSGPAINILAIILTARILGWELGLARIVGAVVFSLVIGLLMAFFFRKEEKERNDAQMNVPDVPETRPMWQTSSHFFILVFILVFANWGTQDIFGISKWHITAFFGIAFMFSLVYILKMKWQHVVLAALPAIVSSFIFSAPEIPFILAVAGLVVLTLSKEGEPREWLYETWGFTKQILPLLAAGVMIAGLLLGTENGEGLIPNAWVATLVGGNSLFSNLFASVFGAFMYFATLTEVPILQGLIASGMGQGPALALLLAGPALSLPNMLVIHSVMGFKKTATFILLVIIMATISGLIFGSFYN; encoded by the coding sequence ATGGAAGCTAAGAAAGAACTTAAGATTTTCGCCTGGTTACTGGTATTTTTCCTGGCAGCATATTTTCTACCTATTGGCGAAACCCGTTTTGACAATGCCGTTTACGAAGCGCTTGTGCTTACCAAGTGGTATGCCCGTGAACATGTATTGCTTTGTTTGATACCCGCGTTTTTCATTGCCGGTGTAATTGCAGTTTTTATCAGCCAGGCAGCGGTTATCAAATATTTTGGGGCGAAAGCCAACAAATATTTGGCGTACCTGGTAGCGTCGGTTTCCGGCACCATTCTGGCGGTATGTTCCTGCACAATTCTGCCTTTGTTTTCAAGCATCCATAAAAGAGGAGCTGGATTGGGACCAGCCATTGCCTTTCTTTATTCCGGCCCCGCCATAAACATTTTGGCAATCATTCTTACTGCAAGAATTCTGGGGTGGGAACTTGGTTTGGCAAGAATCGTAGGGGCGGTGGTTTTCAGCCTGGTAATTGGGCTGCTTATGGCGTTTTTCTTCAGGAAAGAAGAAAAAGAGCGTAACGATGCTCAAATGAATGTTCCGGATGTACCGGAAACAAGGCCCATGTGGCAAACTTCTTCTCACTTTTTTATTCTCGTATTTATCCTCGTATTTGCCAACTGGGGAACCCAGGATATTTTCGGCATCAGTAAATGGCATATTACAGCATTTTTTGGCATTGCTTTCATGTTTTCGCTGGTATATATTCTTAAAATGAAGTGGCAACATGTTGTGCTGGCTGCCTTACCGGCGATTGTAAGCAGTTTTATTTTTAGTGCCCCCGAAATACCGTTTATCCTGGCTGTTGCCGGTTTGGTTGTTTTAACCCTTTCAAAAGAAGGAGAACCCCGTGAATGGCTTTATGAAACCTGGGGTTTCACAAAACAGATTTTACCTCTGCTCGCTGCAGGAGTGATGATTGCCGGACTATTACTTGGAACCGAAAACGGCGAAGGGCTTATTCCCAATGCCTGGGTAGCCACATTGGTTGGTGGAAATTCGTTATTCTCTAATTTGTTTGCTTCTGTGTTTGGTGCTTTCATGTATTTTGCAACCCTAACAGAGGTTCCCATTTTGCAAGGATTGATTGCTTCAGGGATGGGCCAGGGTCCTGCGTTAGCCCTTTTACTTGCAGGACCAGCGCTTTCATTGCCCAATATGCTGGTTATCCACAGTGTAATGGGTTTTAAGAAAACCGCTACATTTATTCTGCTCGTGATAATTATGGCCACAATTTCAGGGTTGATTTTTGGATCATTTTATAATTAA